The proteins below are encoded in one region of Oharaeibacter diazotrophicus:
- the lptM gene encoding LPS translocon maturation chaperone LptM, whose product MSRQGTKRTVAAVLVLALALATAACGRKGGLETPGAPPPAAMSPATVIGATPRQPESAPAPKPDRPIFLDVLI is encoded by the coding sequence ATGAGCCGACAGGGGACGAAACGGACGGTTGCGGCGGTGCTGGTGCTCGCGCTCGCCCTCGCCACGGCGGCCTGCGGGCGCAAGGGCGGTCTCGAGACGCCGGGTGCGCCGCCGCCGGCGGCGATGTCGCCGGCCACCGTGATCGGCGCGACGCCGCGCCAGCCCGAGTCGGCGCCCGCGCCGAAGCCGGACCGCCCCATCTTCCTCGACGTGCTGATCTGA
- the argH gene encoding argininosuccinate lyase has protein sequence MSNRMWGGRFSTSPAAIMEEINASIDFDRKLYAQDIRGSKAHAAMLADKGIIAPDDAAKIIEGLDAIKTEIDGGRFTFTRALEDIHMNVESRLKDLIGAAAGRLHTARSRNDQVATDFKLWVRDTLDHVDRQLEDLMRALLDRAGEHAATVMPGFTHLQSAQPVTLGHHLMAYVEMFARDRGRVQDARRRLNECPLGAAALAGTSFPIDRHATAAALGFDRPTANSLDAVSDRDFALEALGAASIVAIHLSRFAEEIVIWSTAQFAFVRLSDAFSTGSSIMPQKRNPDAAELVRAKAGRIIGDLNGLLIVMKGLPLAYQKDMQEDKEQVFDAFENLSLCIEATTGMVRDMKPDVDRLAAAAGSGYATATDLADWLVRVLGLPFREAHHVTGRIVAIASERGVELSAVPLSEMKAVHAGITEAVYGVLTVDASVRSRVSYGGTAPDNVRAQVARWIAALG, from the coding sequence ATGAGCAACCGCATGTGGGGTGGACGGTTCTCCACCAGCCCCGCCGCGATCATGGAGGAGATCAACGCCTCCATCGACTTCGACCGGAAGCTCTACGCCCAGGACATCCGCGGATCCAAGGCGCACGCCGCCATGCTCGCCGACAAGGGCATCATCGCCCCCGACGACGCGGCGAAGATCATCGAAGGGCTCGACGCGATCAAGACCGAGATCGACGGCGGTCGCTTCACCTTCACGCGAGCCCTCGAGGACATCCACATGAACGTGGAGTCCCGGCTGAAGGACCTGATCGGCGCAGCCGCCGGCCGGCTCCACACCGCCCGCTCGCGCAACGACCAGGTCGCCACCGACTTCAAGCTCTGGGTCCGCGACACCCTCGACCACGTCGACCGCCAGCTCGAGGACCTGATGCGCGCGCTGCTCGACCGCGCCGGCGAGCACGCGGCGACCGTCATGCCCGGCTTCACCCACCTGCAGTCGGCCCAGCCGGTCACCCTCGGCCACCACCTGATGGCCTATGTCGAGATGTTCGCGCGCGACCGCGGCCGCGTCCAGGACGCCCGCCGCCGGCTCAACGAGTGCCCGCTCGGCGCCGCCGCGCTCGCCGGCACGTCCTTCCCGATCGACCGCCACGCCACCGCCGCCGCCCTCGGCTTCGACCGGCCGACGGCCAACTCGCTCGACGCCGTCTCCGACCGCGACTTCGCGCTGGAGGCCCTCGGCGCCGCCTCGATCGTGGCGATCCACCTGTCGCGCTTCGCCGAGGAGATCGTGATCTGGTCGACGGCGCAGTTCGCCTTCGTGCGGCTGTCGGACGCCTTTTCGACCGGCTCCTCGATCATGCCGCAGAAGCGCAATCCCGACGCCGCCGAGCTGGTGCGCGCCAAGGCCGGCCGGATCATCGGCGACCTCAACGGTCTCCTGATCGTCATGAAGGGGCTGCCGCTCGCCTACCAGAAGGACATGCAGGAGGACAAGGAGCAGGTCTTCGACGCCTTCGAGAACCTCTCCCTCTGCATCGAGGCCACCACCGGCATGGTGCGCGACATGAAGCCCGACGTCGACCGGCTCGCCGCCGCGGCCGGTTCCGGCTACGCCACCGCCACCGACCTCGCCGACTGGCTGGTCCGCGTGCTCGGCCTGCCGTTCCGCGAGGCCCACCACGTCACCGGCCGCATCGTCGCGATCGCCTCCGAGCGCGGCGTCGAGCTCTCGGCCGTCCCGCTCTCCGAGATGAAGGCGGTGCACGCCGGCATCACCGAGGCCGTCTACGGCGTCCTCACCGTCGACGCCTCGGTGCGCAGCCGCGTCAGCTACGGCGGCACCGCGCCCGACAACGTCCGCGCCCAGGTGGCGCGCTGGATCGCCGCGCTCGGCTGA
- the tlpA gene encoding thiol:disulfide interchange protein TlpA — MSVALQGSKGPSMSEATSRRRRAVFLVAAAALAGLAAGSVGVYVSGWGAANGNDRCEASADLARSLKPLAHGEVAALLPADAPQDLSTLVLRQPDGTERTLGSLLDGKATLLNLWATWCVPCRAEMPALDRLQAARGGPDFQVLTLNVDTGDPAKPAAFLAEIGTKGLPDWRDPRMAAFNALKGRGLAFGLPTTLLIDRKGCQVAALHGPAEWDSADAGAVVDAVVAAR, encoded by the coding sequence ATGTCCGTAGCACTCCAGGGATCGAAGGGACCGTCGATGTCCGAAGCCACTTCCAGGCGCCGTCGCGCCGTCTTCCTCGTGGCCGCGGCCGCGCTCGCGGGCCTCGCCGCGGGTTCGGTTGGCGTATACGTGAGCGGATGGGGCGCTGCAAACGGAAACGACCGCTGCGAAGCCTCCGCCGACCTCGCCCGTTCCCTGAAGCCGCTCGCCCACGGCGAGGTCGCCGCGCTCTTGCCGGCGGACGCGCCGCAGGACCTCTCGACCCTGGTGCTGCGCCAGCCGGACGGCACCGAGCGCACGCTCGGCAGCCTCCTCGACGGCAAGGCGACGCTCCTGAACCTGTGGGCGACGTGGTGCGTGCCGTGCCGGGCCGAGATGCCGGCGCTCGACCGCCTGCAGGCGGCGCGCGGCGGGCCCGACTTCCAGGTGCTGACGCTCAACGTCGACACCGGCGACCCGGCCAAGCCCGCCGCCTTCCTGGCCGAGATCGGCACGAAGGGTCTGCCGGACTGGCGCGACCCGCGCATGGCGGCGTTCAACGCCCTGAAGGGCCGCGGCCTCGCCTTCGGCCTGCCGACCACGCTGCTGATCGACCGCAAGGGCTGTCAGGTCGCGGCGCTGCACGGCCCGGCGGAGTGGGACTCGGCCGACGCCGGCGCGGTGGTCGACGCCGTCGTCGCGGCGCGCTGA
- a CDS encoding CobW family GTP-binding protein, with product MATSEAPRGPKPPIPVTVLTGFLGAGKTTLLNRLAGDPALAGTAFVINEFGEIGLDHLFVAAADDGVVLLSSGCLCCTVRGELVTTLEGFLRGLDNGRIARLDRVVIETTGLADPAPVLHTIMAHPYLVMRYRLDGVVTVVDAVNGGATLDAHAEAVKQVAVADRLVVTKTDLPEGAARRDGLLRRLRTLNPGARILDAAAGEATAAALLDVGLYDAATKSPDVARWLNEEAYRDHGHGHHHHDHDHGHHGHDHDHHHHDHHHHDARDGQDPHDPNRHDAHIRAFSLATDRPVSAGALEMFLDLIASAHGPKLLRMKGIVQLAEDPERPVVVHAVQEVLHPPARLERWPDGDRRTRLVFVTRDLPEAFVRRMFDAFTGGLAPDTPDRAAMTDNPLALGGFVPPSRR from the coding sequence ATGGCCACCAGCGAAGCGCCGCGCGGCCCGAAGCCGCCGATCCCGGTCACCGTCCTCACCGGCTTCCTCGGCGCCGGCAAGACCACCCTCCTCAACCGGCTCGCCGGCGATCCGGCACTGGCCGGCACCGCCTTCGTCATCAACGAGTTCGGCGAGATCGGCCTCGACCACCTGTTCGTCGCGGCGGCCGACGACGGCGTCGTGCTGCTGTCGTCCGGGTGCCTGTGCTGCACCGTGCGCGGCGAACTCGTGACCACGCTCGAGGGCTTCCTGCGCGGCCTCGACAACGGCCGCATCGCCCGGCTCGACCGCGTGGTGATCGAGACCACCGGCCTCGCCGACCCCGCGCCCGTGCTCCACACCATCATGGCGCATCCCTATCTGGTGATGCGCTACCGCCTCGACGGCGTCGTCACCGTGGTCGACGCCGTCAACGGCGGCGCCACGCTCGACGCCCACGCCGAAGCGGTCAAGCAGGTCGCGGTCGCCGACCGCCTCGTCGTCACCAAGACCGACCTTCCCGAGGGCGCCGCCCGCCGCGACGGCCTGTTGCGCCGGCTGCGCACGCTCAATCCGGGCGCCCGGATCCTCGACGCCGCCGCCGGCGAGGCCACGGCCGCCGCCCTCCTCGACGTCGGCCTCTACGACGCCGCCACCAAGAGCCCCGACGTCGCGCGTTGGCTCAACGAGGAGGCCTACCGCGACCACGGCCACGGTCACCACCATCACGACCACGACCATGGCCATCACGGTCACGACCACGACCACCATCACCACGACCACCACCACCATGACGCCCGCGACGGCCAGGATCCGCACGACCCGAACCGCCACGACGCCCACATCCGCGCCTTCTCGCTGGCGACCGACCGGCCGGTGAGCGCCGGTGCGCTCGAGATGTTCCTCGATCTGATCGCCTCGGCGCACGGGCCGAAGCTGCTGCGGATGAAGGGCATCGTCCAACTCGCCGAGGATCCCGAGCGGCCGGTGGTCGTTCACGCGGTGCAGGAGGTGCTGCATCCCCCGGCGCGGCTCGAACGCTGGCCCGACGGCGACCGCCGCACCCGGCTGGTGTTCGTCACGCGCGACCTGCCGGAGGCCTTCGTCCGGCGCATGTTCGACGCCTTCACCGGCGGTCTCGCCCCGGACACGCCGGACCGCGCCGCCATGACCGACAACCCGCTCGCCCTCGGCGGCTTCGTGCCGCCTTCGCGGCGGTAA
- a CDS encoding D-alanyl-D-alanine carboxypeptidase family protein, whose product MPLIRFLPTGRRLALVATLAAALIAPVAASAGPYLVFDARTGEVLAENRSFDPWYPASLTKLMTIYVTLRALSAGEVTLETPVVMTAHAAKEPPSKMGFKPGAAVSVDTALKILVVKSANDVAMALGETVGGGEAGFVARMNAEAARLGMVGTRFANPNGLPDPAQFTTARDYALLARALIRDYPGTYDLFRITGLSLGGKVIKTHNNLLERYPGADGMKTGFICSSGFNVVASASRGGRRLVAVVLGERTAKEREEHTAELLETAFSAGSGLFGGATLDRLRPTVTPPVLPADLKPQVCGRRDVGETADGAGPTAAAELPARSYLVPRFKVMDPVPIAMLAPAGGVPLAAAGAVPDALPPLPKARPRVAGAGESVDPAGAAVPLAPGGSKG is encoded by the coding sequence GTGCCTCTGATCCGCTTCCTCCCGACCGGCCGCCGCCTCGCGCTGGTCGCGACGCTCGCCGCCGCGCTGATCGCCCCCGTCGCCGCCTCGGCCGGGCCCTATCTGGTGTTCGACGCCCGCACCGGCGAGGTCCTCGCCGAGAACCGCTCGTTCGACCCGTGGTACCCGGCCTCGCTCACCAAGCTGATGACGATCTACGTCACGCTCCGGGCGCTCTCGGCCGGCGAGGTCACGCTCGAAACCCCGGTGGTGATGACGGCTCACGCCGCCAAGGAGCCGCCGTCGAAGATGGGCTTCAAGCCCGGCGCCGCGGTCTCCGTCGACACCGCGCTCAAGATCCTGGTGGTGAAGTCGGCCAACGACGTCGCCATGGCCCTCGGCGAGACCGTCGGCGGCGGCGAGGCCGGTTTCGTCGCCCGCATGAACGCCGAGGCGGCCCGCCTCGGCATGGTCGGCACCCGATTCGCCAATCCCAACGGCCTGCCGGACCCGGCGCAGTTCACCACCGCGCGCGACTACGCCCTGCTCGCCCGCGCGCTGATCCGCGACTATCCCGGCACCTACGACCTCTTCCGCATCACCGGCCTCTCGCTCGGCGGCAAGGTCATCAAGACCCACAACAACCTGCTCGAGCGCTATCCCGGCGCCGACGGCATGAAGACCGGCTTCATTTGCTCGTCGGGCTTCAACGTGGTCGCCTCGGCGAGCCGCGGTGGCCGCCGGCTGGTGGCGGTCGTGCTCGGCGAGCGCACCGCCAAGGAGCGCGAGGAGCACACCGCCGAACTGCTCGAGACCGCTTTCTCGGCCGGATCCGGGCTGTTCGGCGGTGCGACGCTCGATCGCTTGCGCCCGACCGTGACGCCGCCGGTGCTGCCGGCCGACCTCAAGCCGCAGGTCTGCGGCCGCCGCGACGTCGGCGAGACCGCCGACGGTGCCGGTCCGACCGCCGCGGCCGAGTTGCCGGCGCGCTCCTACCTCGTGCCGCGCTTCAAGGTGATGGATCCGGTGCCGATCGCCATGCTCGCCCCTGCCGGCGGCGTGCCGCTGGCGGCGGCCGGTGCCGTCCCCGACGCCCTGCCGCCGCTGCCGAAGGCGCGTCCGCGCGTCGCCGGCGCCGGCGAGAGCGTCGACCCCGCGGGCGCGGCCGTGCCGCTCGCCCCCGGCGGCTCGAAGGGCTGA
- a CDS encoding urease accessory protein UreD has protein sequence MAMENGASAARMQRARGSARVSFRHDPTAPSAATRLAELWQDGSGKIRLPNVHDGRGPVAVLLNTAGGVTGGDRLDYAATWGAGTTATVTSQAAERVYRRSAGTARVDTTLTLGAGARGAWLPQETILFDRSALSRNLTVEMADDASLVACETVLFGRTAMGEEVTDVELDDLWRIRRGGRLVYADRLRIHGDAKAILSGGATGRGARAIAGVVAAAPDAEARLDGAREILGDGADGVEAGASAFDGLLVLRLAAPDGRALRRRLEPLLAFLIDGPLPRVWAL, from the coding sequence GTGGCGATGGAGAACGGCGCTTCGGCGGCCCGCATGCAGCGGGCGCGCGGTTCGGCGCGCGTGTCGTTCCGCCACGACCCGACCGCCCCTTCCGCCGCCACCCGCCTCGCCGAGCTCTGGCAGGACGGCTCCGGCAAGATCCGTCTGCCCAACGTCCACGACGGCCGCGGTCCGGTCGCGGTGCTGCTCAACACCGCCGGCGGCGTCACGGGCGGCGACCGGCTCGACTACGCCGCCACCTGGGGCGCCGGCACCACCGCGACGGTGACGTCGCAGGCCGCCGAGCGGGTCTACCGGCGCTCGGCCGGCACCGCCCGCGTCGACACCACGCTGACCCTCGGCGCCGGCGCGCGCGGTGCCTGGCTGCCGCAGGAGACCATCCTGTTCGACCGCTCGGCGCTGTCGCGCAATCTGACCGTGGAGATGGCCGACGACGCCTCCCTGGTCGCCTGCGAGACGGTGCTGTTCGGCCGCACCGCCATGGGCGAGGAGGTCACCGACGTCGAGCTCGACGACCTCTGGCGGATCCGCCGCGGCGGCCGGCTGGTCTACGCCGACCGCCTGCGCATCCACGGCGACGCGAAGGCGATCCTCTCCGGCGGCGCGACGGGGCGCGGCGCGCGGGCGATCGCCGGCGTGGTCGCCGCCGCGCCGGACGCCGAGGCCCGGCTCGACGGTGCGCGCGAAATCCTCGGCGACGGCGCCGACGGCGTCGAGGCCGGGGCGAGCGCCTTCGACGGCCTGCTCGTCCTGCGCCTCGCCGCCCCCGACGGCCGCGCGCTCCGGCGCCGGCTCGAACCGCTCCTCGCCTTCCTCATCGACGGCCCGCTGCCGCGGGTCTGGGCCCTCTGA
- a CDS encoding urease subunit gamma yields MNLTPREKDKLLIAMAAMVARRRLERGVKLNHPEAIALITDFVVEGARDGKTVAQLMAEGAGVITRAQVMEGVAEMIHDVQVEATFPDGTKLVTVHQPIR; encoded by the coding sequence ATGAACCTGACGCCCCGCGAAAAGGACAAGCTCTTGATCGCCATGGCCGCGATGGTGGCGCGCCGGCGCCTCGAGCGCGGCGTGAAGCTGAACCACCCGGAGGCGATCGCGCTGATCACCGACTTCGTCGTCGAGGGCGCGCGCGACGGCAAGACGGTGGCGCAGTTGATGGCGGAGGGCGCCGGCGTGATCACGCGCGCCCAGGTGATGGAAGGCGTCGCCGAGATGATCCACGACGTCCAGGTCGAGGCCACCTTCCCCGACGGCACCAAGCTCGTCACCGTCCACCAGCCGATCCGCTGA
- a CDS encoding DUF1272 domain-containing protein — protein MLALRPNCECCDRDLPPAPVAFICSFECTFCPDCAGGVLAGVCPNCGGELVRRPVRPDGKLAANPPSTTRVVKPGGCTPATSRPSP, from the coding sequence ATGCTCGCCCTGCGCCCCAACTGCGAATGCTGCGACCGCGACCTGCCGCCGGCGCCCGTGGCCTTCATCTGCAGTTTCGAATGCACCTTCTGCCCGGACTGCGCCGGCGGCGTCCTCGCGGGCGTCTGCCCCAACTGCGGCGGCGAACTGGTGCGCCGCCCGGTGCGCCCGGACGGCAAGCTCGCCGCCAATCCGCCCTCCACCACGCGCGTCGTCAAGCCCGGCGGCTGCACGCCCGCAACCTCGAGGCCAAGTCCATGA
- a CDS encoding urease subunit beta, with the protein MIPGEIFPAEGDLELNAGLPTVTLDVANTGDRPVQVGSHYHFFETNPALAFDRDKARGMRLDIPSGTAVRFEPGQTRSVTLVPYGGKRTVYGFRQAVMGPL; encoded by the coding sequence ATGATCCCCGGAGAGATCTTCCCCGCCGAGGGCGACCTCGAACTCAACGCCGGCCTGCCCACGGTGACGCTCGACGTCGCCAACACCGGCGACCGGCCGGTCCAGGTCGGCAGCCACTACCACTTCTTCGAGACCAACCCGGCGCTCGCCTTCGACCGCGACAAGGCCCGCGGCATGCGCCTCGACATTCCCTCCGGCACCGCGGTCCGCTTCGAGCCCGGCCAGACCCGCAGCGTCACGCTGGTGCCCTACGGCGGCAAGCGCACGGTCTACGGCTTCCGGCAGGCGGTGATGGGACCGCTGTGA
- a CDS encoding AbrB/MazE/SpoVT family DNA-binding domain-containing protein produces MSYISVVLPKGQVTVPQEVRERMGLKPGDKLEFQLLRDGTAVFRAMNGTVDDLFCSIPYTGEPKTIADIDEGIATGAVAGEGPDHADAVEPA; encoded by the coding sequence ATGTCCTACATCTCCGTCGTCCTGCCGAAGGGGCAGGTGACCGTCCCCCAGGAAGTTCGGGAGCGCATGGGCCTGAAGCCCGGCGACAAGCTCGAGTTCCAGCTGCTCAGGGATGGAACCGCCGTGTTCCGCGCCATGAACGGCACGGTGGACGACCTCTTCTGCTCGATCCCCTATACGGGCGAGCCGAAGACGATCGCCGACATCGACGAGGGCATCGCGACGGGCGCGGTGGCGGGCGAGGGGCCGGACCACGCCGACGCGGTCGAGCCGGCATGA
- a CDS encoding PIN domain-containing protein encodes MIAIDTNVLLRLMVGDEADQARRAKAVVDDALGASSEVVISPIVLAEFVWTLRRSYKLSPRDVAAHLERLLTVPSIRIVDRDVVVTAVADYRRGPADFSDYLIAAYAEREGAHSVFSFDADAVKSGRFHAVP; translated from the coding sequence ATGATCGCGATCGACACCAACGTCCTCCTGCGGCTCATGGTCGGCGACGAAGCGGATCAGGCGCGGCGCGCCAAGGCCGTCGTCGACGACGCCCTCGGCGCCTCGTCCGAGGTCGTGATCTCTCCCATCGTCCTCGCCGAATTCGTCTGGACCCTGCGCCGAAGCTACAAGCTCTCGCCACGGGACGTCGCCGCCCATTTGGAACGACTGCTGACGGTGCCCTCGATACGCATCGTCGACCGCGACGTGGTCGTCACCGCCGTCGCCGACTATCGGCGCGGCCCGGCCGACTTCTCCGACTACCTGATCGCCGCCTATGCCGAGCGCGAAGGCGCGCATTCCGTCTTTTCCTTCGATGCGGACGCGGTCAAATCCGGCCGCTTCCACGCCGTTCCCTGA
- the ureC gene encoding urease subunit alpha has product MSFRISRAAYADMFGPTVGDRVRLADTELVVAVERDFTTYGEEVKFGGGKVIRDGMGQSQVSRAGGAVDTVITNALIIDHWGIVKADVGIRDGRIVGIGKAGNPDVQGGFGNMDPATTIVVGPGTEVIAGEGKILTAGALDTHIHYIAPQQIDDALMSGVTTMLGGGTGPATGTAATTCTPGPWHLSRMIGAAEAFPMNLAFAGKGNAALPAALVEQIEGGACCLKLHEDWGTTPATIDNCLTVADAYDVQVMIHTDTLNESGFVEDTVAAFKGRTIHAFHTEGAGGGHAPDIIKVAGQRNVLPSSTNPTRPYTRNTLDEHLDMLMVCHHLDPSIPEDVAFAESRIRKETIAAEDILHDMGAFSIIASDSQAMGRVGEVIIRTFQTAHKMKVQRGTLAEDVGTGADNFRVRRYIAKVTINPAIAHGLDKHVGSIEVGKLADLVLWSPAFFGVKPDLVIKLGTIAAAPMGDPNASIPTPQPVHYRPMFGAFGKALTASRVTFVSKAAYDNGIKERLGLESLVLPVENVRGGISKASMVLNSATPEIEVDPETYEVRADGELLTCEPAEVLPMAQRYFLF; this is encoded by the coding sequence ATGTCCTTCCGCATCTCCCGCGCCGCCTATGCCGACATGTTCGGGCCGACCGTCGGCGATCGTGTCCGCCTCGCCGACACCGAACTCGTGGTGGCGGTGGAGCGGGACTTCACCACCTACGGCGAGGAGGTGAAGTTCGGCGGCGGCAAGGTGATCCGCGACGGCATGGGCCAGTCCCAGGTCTCGCGCGCCGGCGGGGCGGTCGACACGGTGATCACCAACGCGCTGATCATCGACCACTGGGGCATCGTCAAGGCCGACGTCGGCATCCGCGACGGGCGCATCGTCGGCATCGGCAAGGCCGGCAACCCGGACGTCCAGGGCGGCTTCGGCAACATGGACCCGGCGACGACCATCGTCGTCGGGCCCGGCACCGAGGTGATCGCCGGCGAGGGCAAGATCCTGACGGCCGGCGCGCTCGACACCCACATCCACTACATCGCTCCGCAGCAGATCGACGACGCCCTCATGAGCGGCGTCACCACCATGCTCGGCGGGGGCACGGGGCCGGCCACCGGCACCGCGGCGACCACCTGCACGCCCGGGCCCTGGCACCTCTCGCGCATGATCGGCGCGGCCGAGGCCTTCCCGATGAACCTCGCCTTCGCCGGCAAGGGCAACGCGGCGCTGCCGGCCGCCCTCGTCGAGCAGATCGAGGGCGGCGCCTGCTGCCTGAAGCTGCACGAGGACTGGGGGACGACGCCCGCCACCATCGACAACTGCCTGACGGTCGCCGACGCCTACGACGTCCAGGTGATGATCCACACCGACACGCTGAACGAATCCGGCTTCGTCGAGGACACCGTCGCCGCCTTCAAGGGCCGCACCATCCACGCCTTCCACACCGAGGGCGCCGGCGGCGGCCACGCGCCCGACATCATCAAGGTCGCGGGCCAGCGGAACGTGCTGCCGTCGTCGACCAACCCGACGCGGCCCTACACGCGCAACACCCTCGACGAGCATCTCGACATGCTCATGGTCTGCCACCACCTCGACCCGTCGATCCCCGAGGACGTCGCCTTCGCCGAGAGCCGGATCCGCAAGGAGACCATCGCCGCCGAGGACATCCTGCACGACATGGGCGCCTTCTCGATCATCGCCTCGGACAGCCAGGCGATGGGCCGTGTCGGCGAGGTGATCATCCGCACCTTCCAGACCGCCCACAAGATGAAGGTCCAGCGCGGCACGCTGGCCGAGGACGTCGGCACCGGTGCGGACAACTTCCGCGTCAGGCGCTACATCGCCAAGGTCACGATCAACCCGGCGATCGCCCACGGCCTCGACAAGCACGTGGGGTCGATCGAGGTCGGCAAGCTCGCCGACCTCGTGCTGTGGTCGCCGGCCTTCTTCGGCGTGAAGCCCGACCTCGTGATCAAGCTCGGCACCATCGCCGCGGCCCCGATGGGCGACCCGAACGCCTCGATCCCGACGCCGCAGCCGGTGCACTACCGCCCGATGTTCGGCGCCTTCGGCAAGGCGCTGACGGCCTCGCGCGTCACCTTCGTGTCGAAGGCGGCCTACGACAACGGCATCAAGGAGCGGCTCGGCCTCGAGAGCCTCGTCCTGCCGGTCGAGAACGTGCGCGGCGGCATCTCCAAAGCGTCGATGGTGCTGAATTCGGCGACGCCGGAGATCGAGGTCGACCCGGAAACCTACGAGGTCCGCGCCGACGGCGAGCTCCTGACCTGCGAGCCCGCCGAAGTGCTGCCGATGGCGCAGCGCTACTTCCTGTTCTAG
- a CDS encoding DUF29 domain-containing protein, giving the protein MAEPLERTARKTDRTASLYETDIHAWALEQAALVRKLAPVGGLDVENIAEELESVGKQQRQEIENRLDQLLLHLLKARFQPEHWKGGWQASIKVQRRAITKLLRDNPSLKGHPAAVLEQEYGTARLMAAAETELPEATFPETCPFTIDDILDDGFFG; this is encoded by the coding sequence ATGGCCGAGCCGCTCGAACGCACCGCCCGGAAGACGGATCGCACCGCTTCGCTCTACGAGACGGACATCCACGCCTGGGCGCTGGAGCAGGCCGCACTCGTCCGCAAGCTCGCGCCCGTCGGTGGTCTGGACGTCGAGAACATTGCCGAGGAACTGGAGAGCGTGGGCAAGCAGCAAAGGCAGGAGATCGAGAACCGGCTCGACCAACTGCTGCTGCATCTCCTCAAGGCCCGCTTCCAGCCCGAACACTGGAAAGGCGGTTGGCAGGCTTCGATCAAGGTCCAGCGCCGGGCGATCACCAAGCTCCTGCGCGACAACCCGAGCCTGAAGGGCCATCCGGCCGCGGTGCTCGAACAGGAGTACGGCACCGCGCGGCTGATGGCGGCGGCCGAGACCGAATTGCCCGAAGCAACCTTCCCCGAGACCTGCCCCTTCACCATCGACGATATCCTCGACGACGGCTTCTTCGGCTGA